The following DNA comes from Mya arenaria isolate MELC-2E11 chromosome 11, ASM2691426v1.
AAATCGTACCGCATGGTTTTCTGTCTTCATCGCAATACCTATCGACATAGTTTTTCATTTATAgcttaaacatatatgtatgcgGGTTGTCACATCAGTTCACTATATCTTTGTAGTTGTTTATCATATTCCTCATCAGAGTCAGGTTCATCATATGAATTACTTCTCGCATCGCCAGACTGGTCGCTGTTGATTTTGGTGCTCAGTGTGATAAACTCTTTTTCACGCCAAAAAATGCCACAATTTTCAACGGGATTGAAGTTGTTGATCTCTTCCTTAGATGGTATACAAAAGTTTTCAACTGCGAGGTACTCGCCATCTGTCGTCCCACTCATAGTCACAGTGTTCTCGTAGTAAAGGGTACTATGAGTGTCTTCCACGCAGTCGCCGTGATCGAACAACTTGTTATGAAAACGAACGGGATCACGTGTACGGTTCACAGAGTAACTAGCTATACGGGTTGTTAATGAAGCTGTAAAAACATCCTTTATCCTTTGCTTTAGCgactgaaatatcaaatattgaatattgaacaTATTCCCCCAGATGACACATAGTTTAAAGCCATGAAAGGtaatgatgatcatgatgatacaAACCAAGAATTCGTAGAAGTATTTTctcattttacttttttttaatgcatgataGTACATACTGTGAAGTCTGAAACGACAAACTACTGGcgtaaagaaacaaaatacaatatgagTAGAGCTACATGGTCATGAAAGTTGTGTAAGCATATGTCATGTGATGTAGATTCGTTTGCAATGTCGGGAATGACCGTAACAAACGTTTCACCACATCATCTCGTCTCATGTCAGCTGTTTTCACAACCACACTAGAATTAAGTTGTCTTtcatttaaagttaacaactagTTACCATTAGTTAACCTGGCCCAACTTTCTTGCAACATGTTCaatcccttataacaggattaagctcaCATTTCcgcttttgtaaaatttgtctTCGACTGTGAATTTTTTAAAACGAACTTCTCTTTTTTATTAAGGCTTCATGAAATTAGCTACATATGCTTGTTGCGCTTTTAAAACCGCTTAAGACAAATTAGGGCATGTTGCGGAAACTTTATCATTAAAAACGTAGTCACATGAACACATTTCGTTTGACaacgtatttttaaaaaaagcctAGGATTGTTTCTCTTTCCTTTGTCTTTAACAGTTTCATCatttaaaatcttcttttaggttaaattcacaaaatattactaacgaacttaataataataataataataataataataataataataataataataataataataataataacaatataaaaaatataataatgatactgatgatgatgatgatgatgatgatgactttgTTGAAAATAAGGCCACATTCGCTCGAAATTTCTTAAGTTAATACTCAACTGAGTAGTTTATTTCCTGTATATATTGtaaaaggaaataatattttgtttgaacatgCTAGGTGATGAAGCGGTAAGGTCGTAACAATATGAATTTAGTCAATAAGGAAAGAAATGGGATGATTTAAAGCCTGATACCTTCAGTTCACTGCCTTTATTTTtccggttccttttgaaaaatacagTCAACTGTCTGAAAAGAATAGACAATTGTAAATATAACAGTCAAACTATATAAGGAAACTTTATTACATAGATGTATTGTTTTTCTAAACTAAAATATATGACAACGAAAGACAAAAATGCGATCGATAAGCGGCAAACGGACagcaatatttttataataaaaatcagtGTTATATAATTTACTGCTTGATTTGACTTTTCCAATTGTGCCTACCTTCTGTAGTAGACCGCAAGCAACGCTAAAGCAATgccaacaaaaataaatagaacGAGCCCTATTGCGATCCCTTGTATGCCACTAGTTGAGACGTTGTCTCCATAAAACGGCACTGTTCCGGTCGTTGATTCAGTAGATGATATTTTGGTTC
Coding sequences within:
- the LOC128207431 gene encoding uncharacterized protein LOC128207431; the encoded protein is MEIEYCPSGSSGMNICNLLAMVPCPPPDIGDSFYTHLESRNQTSKVVEYIADYCEVPEQTSTTHYTTPTTTSTIESSTAFTNHQTANEHSTHHTQTTFTSGTTYLTKLSSTESTTGTKISSTESTTGTVPFYGDNVSTSGIQGIAIGLVLFIFVGIALALLAVYYRRQLTVFFKRNRKNKGSELKSLKQRIKDVFTASLTTRIASYSVNRTRDPVRFHNKLFDHGDCVEDTHSTLYYENTVTMSGTTDGEYLAVENFCIPSKEEINNFNPVENCGIFWREKEFITLSTKINSDQSGDARSNSYDEPDSDEEYDKQLQRYSELM